GGCCGCAGAACTGTGAATGGATGGACTATGAACTTGAAATTGCTTGTGTTATCGGCAAGGAAGGACGGAATATCAAGGCTGAGGATGCTGAACAGCATATTTTTGGCTTTTTTATCATGAATGACTGGAGTGCCCGCGATTTGCAGCGGAAGGAAATGAAGGTCGGACTTGGGCCGGCGAAGGGCAAGGATTTTGCGACATCATTCGGTCCCTGCCTGGTAACGAAGGATGAATTGATGCCCCGCAAAGCGGCGAAAGGCTTCAATTTGCAAATGACAGCAAGAGTGAACGGAAAAGAGCTTTCAAACGGCAATGTGAAGGACCTTTATTATTCCTTCGGAGAAATGATTGAGCGCGCTTCCGAGGGTACGACACTGTATCCTGGTGAGGTAATCGGTTCAGGCACAGTGGGAACAGGATGTATCCTCGAATTGGGAACGGATATTCATCGCTGGCTCGAGCCCGGCGATGAAGTAGAACTTGAGATTGAAGGACTTGGTGTCCTGAGAAATAAAATTATTCAAGATTAGAAAGAAGGTGTTTATATGTATTACCGCCAG
This portion of the Mesobacillus sp. S13 genome encodes:
- a CDS encoding fumarylacetoacetate hydrolase family protein gives rise to the protein MKFITFTKKDGTVSAGWINSRNEVVDMNEVSNGMLPDNILAFIENHEQFMEYIEKNKGLIETGNGSYLLEDVTLNAPLPNPKSVRDFYAFEQHVKTARENRGLEMIPEWYEIPVFYFTNHLAVKGPEEEIRRPQNCEWMDYELEIACVIGKEGRNIKAEDAEQHIFGFFIMNDWSARDLQRKEMKVGLGPAKGKDFATSFGPCLVTKDELMPRKAAKGFNLQMTARVNGKELSNGNVKDLYYSFGEMIERASEGTTLYPGEVIGSGTVGTGCILELGTDIHRWLEPGDEVELEIEGLGVLRNKIIQD